Proteins encoded within one genomic window of Bacillus thuringiensis:
- a CDS encoding amino acid ABC transporter permease produces the protein MNLDFSAITPSIPYILKGLEVTLKIVAVSALAGFILGTLLALCKIARIRALNIAADLYTSIFRGTPLVLQLMIIYFGVPQIIGYEIPAFLAAVLAFSLNSGAYMSEVIRAGIQAVDKGQTEAAMALGIPYGKMMRNIIFPQALKNILPALVNEFATLTKESAVVTVIGATDLMRRAYIVGGETFKYLEPLLFVGLIYYMLVIILTLVGKAIEGRMKKSD, from the coding sequence ATGAACTTAGATTTTTCGGCGATTACGCCTTCGATACCATATATATTAAAAGGCTTAGAAGTTACTTTGAAAATTGTAGCAGTATCAGCTTTAGCAGGATTTATTTTAGGAACGTTATTAGCACTTTGTAAAATTGCTAGAATACGAGCGTTAAATATAGCGGCAGATCTTTATACATCAATTTTCCGTGGTACACCACTTGTATTGCAATTAATGATTATTTATTTCGGTGTACCGCAAATAATTGGTTATGAAATACCGGCCTTTTTAGCGGCTGTACTAGCATTTAGTTTGAATTCAGGTGCATACATGTCAGAAGTAATCCGTGCCGGCATTCAAGCAGTTGATAAAGGACAAACAGAAGCAGCAATGGCTTTAGGAATTCCTTACGGGAAAATGATGCGAAATATTATTTTTCCTCAAGCATTAAAAAATATATTACCAGCGCTTGTGAACGAGTTTGCGACACTTACGAAAGAATCGGCTGTAGTAACAGTAATAGGAGCGACGGATTTAATGCGCCGTGCTTACATTGTAGGCGGTGAGACGTTTAAATATCTGGAACCATTACTTTTTGTTGGACTCATTTATTATATGCTAGTCATTATTCTTACATTAGTCGGGAAGGCAATTGAAGGGAGAATGAAGAAAAGTGATTAA
- a CDS encoding transporter substrate-binding domain-containing protein, translated as MKKLLSISFALILIVSMFSACSNGEEKATGKNKKVLVMGTSADYKPYEYVEASKSDEIIGFDVDVAKYIGKELGYEVKVKDMDFGGLLASLSSGKVDFVMAGMTPTAERKNNVDFTDIYFVAKNMVVSKKDSNIKSVEDLKGKKVGVQTGSIQEEKAAEFKKQVDFKVEGRDRIPEIVQEIKAGRFDAAIIEDTVAKNYLEKMKDLQGIEIKEAPEEVGAAIALPKNSDKTAEFNKVIKKMQENGEMDKLVKKWFGSEK; from the coding sequence ATGAAGAAATTATTATCAATATCGTTTGCACTTATTTTAATTGTAAGTATGTTTAGCGCTTGTAGTAATGGGGAAGAAAAGGCTACGGGAAAAAATAAAAAAGTACTGGTTATGGGAACTTCAGCAGATTATAAACCATATGAATACGTAGAAGCTTCAAAAAGTGATGAAATTATCGGCTTTGATGTTGATGTTGCTAAATATATCGGAAAAGAACTTGGTTATGAAGTGAAAGTGAAAGATATGGATTTTGGTGGTTTATTAGCATCTCTTAGCTCAGGAAAAGTTGATTTCGTAATGGCGGGTATGACGCCAACTGCAGAGCGTAAAAATAATGTTGATTTCACAGATATTTATTTTGTTGCGAAAAATATGGTCGTGTCTAAAAAGGATTCTAATATTAAATCTGTAGAGGATTTAAAAGGGAAAAAAGTAGGGGTACAAACAGGATCTATTCAAGAAGAGAAAGCAGCAGAATTTAAAAAACAAGTAGATTTCAAAGTTGAGGGACGTGACCGTATACCAGAAATCGTACAAGAAATTAAAGCAGGTCGTTTTGATGCTGCAATTATAGAAGACACAGTTGCTAAAAATTATTTAGAGAAAATGAAAGATTTACAAGGAATTGAAATTAAAGAAGCGCCAGAAGAAGTAGGAGCAGCAATTGCCCTTCCGAAAAACAGTGATAAAACAGCTGAATTTAATAAAGTAATTAAAAAAATGCAAGAAAATGGAGAAATGGATAAATTAGTGAAGAAATGGTTTGGCAGCGAAAAATAA
- a CDS encoding BrxA/BrxB family bacilliredoxin gives MNDVVRQAREEIVSAGYTELTTPEAVEEAFKRNGTTLVMVNSVCGCAGGIARPAAAHSVHYDKRPNHLVTVFAGQDKEATARAREYFEGYPPSSPSFALLKDGKIVTMVERHEIEGHEPMQVIAKLQSYFEENCEEL, from the coding sequence ATGAATGATGTTGTCCGCCAAGCGCGTGAAGAGATTGTCTCTGCTGGATATACAGAATTGACGACGCCGGAAGCAGTAGAAGAAGCGTTTAAAAGAAATGGAACAACACTTGTAATGGTAAACTCTGTATGTGGTTGTGCAGGTGGTATTGCTCGTCCTGCTGCTGCGCATTCCGTACATTATGATAAACGTCCTAACCATCTTGTAACGGTGTTTGCAGGTCAAGATAAAGAAGCAACAGCAAGAGCTCGTGAATATTTCGAAGGGTATCCACCTTCTTCTCCATCATTTGCATTATTAAAAGATGGAAAAATTGTAACGATGGTAGAGCGTCATGAAATTGAAGGGCATGAACCGATGCAAGTTATTGCAAAACTACAATCGTATTTCGAAGAGAATTGTGAAGAACTATAA
- a CDS encoding YjdF family protein, with protein sequence MDLTVYHDGQFFVGIITCKEKRKLYGARYIFGTESSDEEVLIFVNGSMLAYFQHFAKCGVELKEKQRSKNIKRIIRQAAKEVNVNRFTKAQEAISLSYELHKQEKKVQSKENREAKKQRRRLIKIQKAKQKHRGH encoded by the coding sequence ATGGATTTGACAGTATATCACGATGGTCAATTTTTTGTAGGAATTATTACATGTAAAGAAAAAAGGAAGTTGTATGGGGCAAGGTATATTTTTGGAACGGAATCTTCAGACGAAGAAGTGCTTATATTTGTGAACGGTTCAATGTTAGCGTATTTTCAGCACTTTGCAAAATGTGGTGTGGAATTGAAAGAAAAACAGCGTTCCAAAAATATAAAGCGGATCATACGACAAGCAGCAAAAGAAGTAAATGTAAACCGTTTTACTAAGGCGCAAGAGGCAATTAGCTTATCTTATGAACTGCATAAACAAGAAAAGAAAGTGCAATCTAAAGAGAATCGAGAAGCAAAAAAGCAAAGAAGGCGTTTAATTAAAATACAAAAAGCAAAGCAAAAACATCGCGGTCATTAA
- a CDS encoding NUDIX hydrolase: MGYVEELRKIVGHRPLILVGAVVLVINEHGYVLLQQRTEPYGKWGLPGGLMELGESPEETANREVYEETGIKVKNLRLINVFSGANYFTKLANGDEFQSVTTAYYTDEYEGDFVMNKEEAVQLKFFQVTELPEYIVGSHKKMIVEYMKIMEKKI, encoded by the coding sequence ATGGGATATGTAGAAGAATTACGAAAAATAGTTGGTCATCGCCCTTTAATTTTAGTTGGTGCTGTTGTACTCGTTATAAATGAACATGGATATGTATTATTACAGCAACGAACAGAGCCTTACGGAAAGTGGGGGCTGCCTGGCGGGCTCATGGAGCTTGGTGAATCACCAGAAGAAACAGCAAACCGGGAAGTATATGAAGAGACAGGAATAAAAGTGAAAAATCTGCGATTAATTAATGTATTTTCTGGAGCGAACTACTTTACAAAATTAGCAAACGGCGATGAATTTCAATCCGTAACGACCGCTTATTATACAGATGAATACGAAGGGGATTTTGTTATGAATAAAGAAGAGGCAGTTCAGCTTAAATTCTTCCAAGTAACAGAACTACCTGAATATATTGTGGGGTCTCATAAAAAAATGATTGTTGAATATATGAAAATTATGGAAAAAAAGATATAA
- a CDS encoding DUF421 domain-containing protein has product MHMHIFEGARHLSNSEWVIRAIIAYIFLILVAKAMGQRSIAQLRFLDVVLVLLLGGNISNALSDEKVGLLGSMITTFILVVLHIISSVLMLKWDRWRRFLEPAPIILIHNGSIDFSNLKKARITVEYLFSELRMRNVSDIQTIKLALWEANGVVSIFRYPEYEAASRLDLRVAGKKSPVAFILVKDGRIQQDVLALIGRTEEWAKEFLEKSVEIESIMLATVDESHKINILLKK; this is encoded by the coding sequence ATGCATATGCATATTTTTGAAGGGGCACGGCACCTTTCTAATAGTGAATGGGTTATTCGAGCTATCATAGCATACATATTTTTAATATTAGTTGCGAAAGCGATGGGGCAAAGGTCCATCGCGCAACTTCGTTTTTTAGATGTTGTATTAGTGTTATTGCTTGGTGGGAATATTTCTAACGCATTATCTGATGAAAAAGTGGGATTACTCGGCTCGATGATTACAACGTTCATACTTGTTGTACTTCACATTATAAGCTCAGTCTTAATGTTGAAATGGGATAGATGGAGACGCTTTTTAGAGCCAGCACCTATTATTCTTATACATAATGGTTCCATTGATTTTAGCAATTTGAAAAAAGCGAGAATTACGGTGGAATATTTATTTTCGGAACTTCGCATGCGAAATGTGAGTGATATTCAAACGATTAAATTAGCATTGTGGGAAGCGAATGGTGTTGTTTCTATATTTCGGTATCCAGAATATGAAGCAGCTTCTCGGCTTGATCTTAGAGTAGCAGGAAAAAAATCTCCAGTTGCTTTTATTCTAGTGAAGGATGGAAGAATTCAGCAAGACGTTCTTGCTTTAATTGGAAGAACAGAAGAGTGGGCGAAAGAGTTTTTAGAGAAGAGTGTGGAAATCGAATCCATTATGTTAGCTACAGTAGATGAATCACATAAAATAAATATTTTGTTAAAAAAATGA
- a CDS encoding FtsW/RodA/SpoVE family cell cycle protein: MKRSTEFLKSLDVKLILILLALCVTSIAAIYSSQQTGQYGEANFAMKQGLNYIIGVVLLLLVASIDLDQLQKLSWPLYIVGFGSLILLKILPVSTFTPEKLGAKRWFVFPLVGQIQPSEFFKISLLLVVASIAVKHNAQYMARTFQTDLQLVGKIVLVSLPPMAVVYSQPDTGMVFLYAAAIACILFMSGIQKKLIALCTVIPVTILSALIFIYVRYEDFFFNKLVTLLKPHQQSRILGWLDPFEHTDQGYQTQQSILAVGSGGMEGKGFGEGNVYIPEKHTDFIFATIAEEGGFIVAALVVFLFLLLLYRTIIIGYSADNLFGTLLCAGSIGILTVQIFQNIGMIVGLMPVKGIALPFLSYGGSSLFSNMIMMGLILSVRKTYKKYMFSVK; the protein is encoded by the coding sequence ATGAAAAGAAGTACCGAGTTTCTAAAAAGTTTAGATGTAAAATTAATATTAATTTTGTTAGCATTATGTGTTACGAGTATAGCTGCTATATATAGCAGTCAGCAAACTGGCCAGTATGGAGAGGCAAACTTTGCGATGAAACAGGGTTTGAACTACATAATTGGAGTTGTATTGTTATTGCTTGTTGCAAGCATCGACTTAGATCAATTACAAAAATTGTCTTGGCCACTTTATATCGTCGGATTTGGTTCACTTATTCTTTTGAAAATACTACCGGTTTCCACTTTCACACCTGAAAAATTAGGTGCAAAAAGATGGTTTGTATTTCCGTTAGTTGGACAAATTCAACCATCTGAGTTTTTCAAAATTTCATTGCTTCTCGTAGTAGCAAGTATAGCAGTGAAACATAATGCACAGTATATGGCAAGGACATTCCAAACGGATTTACAATTAGTAGGTAAAATTGTGTTAGTATCCCTTCCGCCTATGGCTGTTGTATATAGCCAACCGGATACAGGGATGGTGTTCTTATATGCTGCTGCAATTGCATGTATTTTATTTATGTCAGGTATTCAGAAGAAATTGATAGCGTTATGTACAGTTATTCCAGTCACCATATTATCTGCGTTAATATTTATTTACGTAAGGTATGAGGATTTCTTCTTTAATAAGTTAGTTACGTTACTAAAACCTCACCAACAATCACGTATTTTAGGTTGGTTAGATCCATTTGAACATACAGATCAAGGTTATCAAACACAGCAATCGATTTTAGCTGTAGGTAGTGGCGGTATGGAAGGGAAAGGGTTTGGCGAAGGAAACGTCTATATCCCTGAGAAGCATACTGACTTTATTTTTGCTACAATTGCCGAAGAAGGTGGATTTATCGTAGCAGCGTTAGTTGTATTCTTATTCCTATTACTACTATATCGAACAATTATTATCGGTTATTCTGCTGATAATTTATTCGGTACATTATTATGTGCTGGATCAATTGGGATATTAACGGTTCAAATATTCCAAAACATCGGTATGATCGTTGGATTAATGCCTGTAAAAGGGATTGCATTACCGTTCTTATCATATGGAGGAAGTTCCTTGTTCTCGAATATGATTATGATGGGTCTCATATTATCCGTACGAAAAACGTATAAAAAGTATATGTTTTCCGTCAAGTAA
- a CDS encoding dihydrolipoamide acetyltransferase family protein has protein sequence MAVENITMPQLGESVTEGTISKWLVNVGDHVNKYDPLAEVMTDKVNAEVPSSFTGIVKELIAGEGDTLAVGEVVCVIQVEGADEVAATAVEEKTKEEPKAEVATPEKAPKAKQPTDGKPRFSPAVLKLAGEHNVDLDLVEGTGANGRITRKDILKLVESGNIPQAGAKKEEAVAAVVEARPEAPKAAPVAQKVEAAKPVSVPTMPGDIEIPVTGVRKAIAANMLRSKHEAPHAWMMIEVDVTNLVSYRNSIKGDFKKREGFNLTFFAFFVKAVAQALKEYPQINSMWAGDKIVQKKDINLSIAVATEDELFVPVIKHADEKTIKGIAREITELAGKVRTKSLKADEMQGGTFTINNTGSFGSVQSMGIINYPQAAILQVESIVKRPVIMDNGMFGARDMVNLCLSLDHRVLDGLICGKFLGRVKEILENTSENNTSVY, from the coding sequence ATGGCTGTAGAAAATATTACAATGCCTCAGCTCGGGGAGAGCGTTACAGAGGGTACAATTAGTAAATGGCTCGTTAATGTTGGCGATCACGTAAATAAGTATGATCCGCTTGCAGAAGTAATGACTGATAAAGTAAATGCTGAAGTACCATCTTCTTTCACTGGTATTGTGAAAGAGTTAATCGCTGGTGAAGGTGATACGTTAGCTGTAGGTGAAGTCGTTTGTGTGATTCAAGTAGAAGGCGCAGATGAAGTAGCTGCAACAGCTGTTGAGGAAAAAACGAAAGAAGAACCAAAAGCAGAAGTAGCTACGCCTGAAAAAGCACCGAAAGCAAAACAACCAACTGATGGGAAACCACGTTTTTCACCAGCTGTGTTAAAACTTGCGGGTGAGCATAACGTGGATTTAGATTTAGTAGAAGGTACGGGAGCAAATGGCCGTATCACTCGTAAAGATATTTTAAAGCTAGTGGAATCTGGAAATATTCCGCAAGCAGGTGCAAAAAAAGAGGAAGCGGTAGCAGCAGTAGTAGAAGCGCGTCCAGAAGCACCAAAAGCAGCACCTGTAGCACAAAAAGTAGAAGCTGCAAAACCAGTTTCTGTACCGACAATGCCTGGAGATATCGAAATTCCAGTAACAGGTGTGCGTAAAGCAATTGCAGCGAACATGTTACGTAGTAAACACGAAGCGCCACATGCTTGGATGATGATTGAAGTAGATGTGACAAACCTTGTGTCATACCGTAATTCAATTAAAGGTGATTTCAAGAAGCGTGAAGGCTTTAACTTAACGTTCTTTGCTTTCTTCGTAAAAGCAGTAGCACAAGCGTTAAAAGAATATCCTCAAATTAATTCAATGTGGGCTGGCGATAAAATCGTTCAGAAGAAAGATATTAACCTTTCTATCGCTGTTGCAACAGAGGACGAACTATTTGTACCAGTAATTAAACACGCGGATGAGAAGACGATTAAAGGTATCGCTCGTGAAATTACAGAACTTGCAGGAAAAGTACGTACGAAATCGTTAAAAGCGGACGAAATGCAAGGCGGAACATTTACAATTAATAACACAGGATCATTCGGTTCTGTTCAATCTATGGGTATTATTAATTACCCACAAGCGGCTATTTTACAAGTTGAATCAATTGTAAAACGTCCAGTAATTATGGATAATGGTATGTTCGGTGCTCGCGATATGGTTAACTTATGTTTATCACTTGATCACCGTGTATTAGATGGCTTAATTTGTGGTAAGTTCTTAGGACGTGTAAAAGAAATTTTAGAAAATACGTCAGAAAATAATACATCTGTATACTAA
- the bfmBAB gene encoding 3-methyl-2-oxobutanoate dehydrogenase subunit beta: protein MAVMSYIDAITLAMREEMERDEKVFVLGEDVGKKGGVFKATHGLYDQFGEDRALDAPLAESAIAGVAIGAAMYGMRPIAEMQFADFIMPAVNQIVSEAAKIRYRSNNDWTCPVTIRAPFGGGVHGALYHSQSVEAMFANQPGLKIVIPSTPYDAKGLLKAAIRDEDPVLFFEHKRAYRLIKGEVPEDDYVLPIGKADVKREGDDITVITYGLCVHFALQAAEKLAQDGISAHILDLRTVYPLDKEAIIEAASKTGKVLLVTEDNKEGSIISEVAAIIAENCLFDLDAPIARLAGPDVPAMPYAPTMEKFFMVNPDKVEKAMRELAEF from the coding sequence ATGGCTGTAATGTCTTATATTGATGCTATTACATTAGCAATGCGCGAAGAAATGGAACGCGATGAGAAAGTATTCGTTTTAGGAGAAGATGTTGGTAAAAAAGGTGGCGTGTTTAAAGCGACACACGGTTTGTATGATCAATTTGGTGAAGATCGTGCGCTTGATGCACCGCTTGCAGAATCTGCAATCGCTGGGGTAGCAATTGGTGCTGCAATGTATGGTATGCGTCCAATCGCTGAAATGCAGTTTGCTGATTTCATCATGCCAGCAGTAAACCAAATTGTTTCTGAGGCAGCAAAAATTCGTTATCGTTCTAACAACGATTGGACTTGTCCAGTTACAATTCGTGCACCATTTGGCGGAGGCGTTCACGGTGCATTGTATCATTCACAATCTGTAGAAGCGATGTTTGCAAACCAACCAGGTTTAAAAATTGTTATCCCTTCTACACCATATGATGCAAAAGGCTTACTAAAAGCTGCCATTCGTGATGAAGATCCAGTATTGTTCTTTGAACATAAACGTGCATATCGCTTAATTAAAGGTGAAGTACCAGAAGATGACTACGTATTACCAATCGGAAAAGCAGATGTAAAACGCGAAGGTGATGATATTACTGTTATCACATACGGATTATGTGTTCACTTTGCTCTTCAAGCAGCTGAAAAGTTAGCACAGGACGGCATCTCTGCACACATTCTTGATTTACGTACTGTATATCCATTAGATAAAGAAGCCATCATTGAAGCAGCTTCTAAAACAGGTAAAGTTCTTCTTGTAACAGAAGACAATAAAGAAGGAAGTATTATAAGTGAAGTGGCAGCAATTATTGCTGAGAACTGTCTGTTTGATTTAGATGCGCCAATCGCACGTCTTGCAGGTCCAGACGTTCCAGCAATGCCATATGCACCAACAATGGAAAAATTCTTTATGGTAAATCCAGATAAAGTTGAAAAAGCAATGCGTGAACTTGCGGAATTTTAA
- the bfmBAA gene encoding 3-methyl-2-oxobutanoate dehydrogenase subunit alpha — MAEVKEKRHEELGLSDEQVLEMFRTMLLARKIDERMWLLNRAGKIPFVISCQGQEAAQVGAAFALDREKDYALPYYRDMGVVLAFGMTAKELMLSAFAKAGDPNSGGRQMPGHFGQKKNRIVTGSSPVTTQVPHAVGIALAGKMEKKDLVTFVTFGEGSSNQGDFHEGANFAGVHKLPVIFMCENNKYAISIPVEKQLACKNVADRAIGYGMPGYTIDGNDPLAVYKAVKEAADRGRRGEGPTLIETVSYRLTAHSSDDDDRVYRDKEEVEEAKKKDSIITFAAYLKEAGVLTEESEKQMLNEIMHIVNEATEYAENAPYAAPEDALKHVYAE, encoded by the coding sequence ATGGCAGAAGTAAAAGAAAAGCGCCATGAAGAGCTTGGCTTAAGTGATGAGCAAGTATTAGAAATGTTCCGTACGATGTTACTTGCACGTAAAATTGACGAACGTATGTGGTTATTAAACCGTGCTGGTAAAATTCCATTCGTAATTTCTTGTCAAGGACAAGAGGCTGCACAAGTTGGGGCAGCGTTCGCTCTTGATAGAGAAAAAGATTATGCATTACCATACTACCGTGATATGGGTGTTGTACTAGCGTTTGGTATGACAGCTAAAGAACTTATGTTGTCAGCTTTCGCAAAAGCTGGAGATCCAAACTCTGGTGGTCGTCAAATGCCTGGTCACTTCGGTCAAAAGAAAAATCGTATTGTGACAGGTTCATCTCCAGTAACAACGCAAGTGCCACATGCAGTTGGTATTGCACTAGCTGGAAAAATGGAGAAGAAAGATTTAGTAACGTTTGTTACATTCGGAGAAGGTTCTTCAAACCAAGGTGACTTCCATGAAGGAGCAAACTTTGCTGGTGTACACAAACTACCTGTTATTTTCATGTGTGAAAATAATAAATACGCAATCTCTATTCCGGTTGAAAAACAATTAGCATGTAAAAACGTAGCAGATCGTGCAATTGGTTACGGTATGCCTGGATATACAATAGACGGAAACGATCCGCTTGCAGTGTATAAAGCTGTAAAAGAAGCGGCAGACCGTGGCCGCCGTGGTGAAGGCCCGACTTTAATTGAAACAGTATCATATCGTTTAACAGCACATTCTAGTGACGATGATGATCGTGTTTATCGTGATAAAGAAGAAGTAGAAGAAGCGAAGAAAAAAGATTCAATTATAACATTCGCAGCTTATTTAAAAGAAGCTGGCGTGTTAACTGAGGAATCTGAAAAACAAATGTTAAACGAAATTATGCATATCGTAAACGAAGCAACAGAATATGCAGAAAATGCTCCGTATGCAGCACCTGAAGATGCATTGAAGCACGTATACGCAGAATAG
- the lpdA gene encoding dihydrolipoyl dehydrogenase, translated as MAREYDLVIVGGGTGGYVAAIRASQLGLKTALVEKENLGGTCLHKGCIPSKALLRSAEVYATAKKSEEFGVIASNVELNFAKVQERKEKIVTQLHKGVQHLMKQGKIDVFEGIGRILGPSIFSPMPGTISVELASGEENEMLIPKNVLLATGSRPNSLPGLELDGEYVMSSDHALKMETLPSSIIIVGGGVIGIEWASMLADFGVEVTVLEYAKTILPLEDQDVSKEMQRLFKKKGIKVVTGAKVLPETLVKDNGVTIQAEHNGENKEFKAEKMLVSVGRQANTQNIGLENTDIVVEKGYIQTNEFYQTKESHIYAIGDVIGGLQLAHVASHEGIVAVEHIAGKEVTPIDYSMVSKCVYSSPEVASVGLTEQEAKEKGYKLKVGKFSFRAIGKALVYGESDGFVKLVVDEETNDILGVHMIGPHVTDMISEAGLARVLDATPWEVAHTIHPHPSLSEAIGEAALAVDGKALHA; from the coding sequence ATGGCAAGAGAATATGATTTAGTCATCGTTGGCGGTGGTACAGGTGGATATGTTGCTGCTATTCGCGCATCACAACTAGGATTAAAAACAGCACTTGTTGAAAAAGAAAATCTTGGTGGTACTTGTTTACACAAAGGATGTATTCCTAGTAAAGCTCTTTTACGTAGTGCGGAAGTATACGCAACTGCTAAAAAAAGCGAAGAGTTCGGGGTTATTGCAAGTAATGTAGAACTAAACTTTGCAAAAGTACAAGAGCGTAAAGAGAAGATTGTAACGCAGCTTCATAAAGGTGTTCAACACTTAATGAAACAAGGTAAAATTGATGTGTTTGAAGGTATTGGCCGTATTCTTGGCCCATCTATTTTCTCTCCGATGCCAGGTACAATTTCAGTTGAACTTGCAAGTGGAGAAGAGAATGAAATGTTAATTCCAAAAAATGTACTTCTTGCAACAGGTTCTCGTCCAAATTCATTACCAGGTTTAGAGTTAGACGGAGAGTACGTAATGTCTTCAGATCACGCCCTAAAAATGGAAACGCTTCCTAGTTCGATTATTATTGTCGGTGGCGGTGTAATCGGTATTGAGTGGGCATCTATGCTTGCTGACTTCGGTGTAGAAGTTACAGTGTTAGAGTATGCGAAAACGATATTACCACTAGAAGATCAGGACGTTTCAAAAGAAATGCAACGTCTATTCAAGAAAAAAGGTATTAAAGTGGTAACTGGTGCAAAAGTATTACCAGAAACATTGGTAAAAGATAATGGAGTAACAATTCAAGCTGAACATAACGGTGAGAATAAAGAATTTAAAGCAGAAAAAATGCTTGTATCTGTAGGAAGACAGGCTAATACGCAAAATATTGGTTTAGAGAATACGGATATCGTTGTGGAAAAAGGATACATTCAAACAAATGAGTTTTATCAAACGAAAGAATCTCATATTTACGCAATTGGAGATGTAATCGGTGGCTTACAGCTTGCTCACGTTGCTTCTCATGAAGGAATTGTTGCAGTAGAACATATTGCTGGTAAAGAAGTTACACCAATTGATTATTCTATGGTATCAAAATGCGTATATAGCAGCCCAGAAGTTGCTTCTGTCGGTTTAACAGAACAAGAAGCAAAAGAAAAAGGCTATAAGTTAAAAGTAGGTAAGTTCTCATTCCGTGCAATCGGAAAAGCACTTGTATACGGAGAATCTGATGGCTTTGTAAAACTTGTAGTTGATGAAGAAACAAATGACATTCTTGGTGTTCATATGATTGGACCACATGTAACAGATATGATTTCTGAAGCTGGTCTTGCAAGAGTACTTGATGCAACACCTTGGGAAGTAGCACATACAATTCATCCGCATCCATCATTATCTGAGGCGATTGGTGAAGCAGCACTAGCTGTAGATGGAAAAGCGTTACACGCATAA
- the buk gene encoding butyrate kinase, with amino-acid sequence MSVNRILVINPGSTSTKIGVFDNERPVLEETIRHDVEQIGKYKRIIDQYEFRKETILEVLHSHGINISKLNAVCGRGGLLRPIEGGTYTVNDAMLEDLKNGFSGHHASNLGGILAYEIASGLNIPAFIVDPVVVDEMEPIARISGIAGMERKSIFHALNQKAVARKVADQLNHKYEDLNLLVTHMGGGITVGAHKKGKVIDVNNGLNGEGPFSPERAGTVPVGQLVEMCFSGEYYRDEMVKQLVGQGGLVSLIGTNDAIKVEQMVEKGDPEATLIYKAMAYQVAKEIGGASAVLHGKIDAIVLTGGLAYSKILVDEIKERVDWIADVIVHPGEDELEALAEGALRVLREEEAPKEYVVREKQTVARG; translated from the coding sequence TTGTCTGTAAATCGAATTCTTGTTATTAACCCAGGTAGTACATCCACAAAAATTGGTGTTTTTGATAATGAAAGACCTGTTCTAGAAGAAACGATTCGTCATGACGTAGAACAGATTGGAAAATATAAGCGAATTATCGACCAATATGAGTTTCGTAAAGAAACGATTTTAGAAGTTCTACATTCTCATGGTATTAACATTTCAAAATTAAACGCTGTTTGTGGGCGTGGTGGATTACTTCGTCCAATCGAAGGCGGTACGTATACAGTAAACGATGCGATGTTAGAAGATTTAAAAAATGGGTTTAGTGGTCATCACGCTTCAAATCTCGGAGGCATTTTAGCCTATGAAATTGCTTCTGGATTAAATATTCCTGCATTCATTGTGGATCCTGTCGTTGTAGATGAGATGGAGCCAATTGCTCGTATAAGTGGTATTGCTGGTATGGAACGTAAAAGTATTTTCCATGCATTAAATCAAAAAGCTGTTGCTCGTAAAGTAGCTGATCAATTAAATCACAAATACGAGGATTTAAATTTATTAGTTACACATATGGGCGGCGGTATTACAGTTGGTGCTCATAAAAAAGGAAAAGTTATCGATGTAAATAATGGCTTAAACGGAGAAGGACCATTTAGCCCAGAGCGTGCTGGTACAGTACCAGTAGGACAGCTAGTTGAAATGTGTTTCTCTGGTGAGTATTACCGAGACGAAATGGTGAAACAGCTTGTCGGACAAGGTGGACTTGTAAGTCTAATCGGTACAAATGATGCAATTAAAGTAGAACAAATGGTTGAAAAAGGTGATCCTGAAGCAACTCTTATTTATAAAGCAATGGCATATCAAGTTGCAAAAGAAATTGGCGGAGCTAGTGCTGTGCTTCACGGGAAAATCGATGCAATCGTATTAACTGGTGGACTTGCGTACAGTAAAATTCTTGTTGATGAAATTAAAGAACGAGTGGACTGGATTGCAGATGTTATCGTACATCCAGGTGAGGATGAGTTAGAAGCGTTAGCAGAAGGAGCACTTCGTGTATTACGTGAAGAAGAAGCGCCGAAAGAGTATGTAGTAAGAGAAAAACAAACAGTAGCTAGGGGTTGA